A genomic segment from Propionibacteriaceae bacterium ZF39 encodes:
- the sucC gene encoding ADP-forming succinate--CoA ligase subunit beta has protein sequence MDLYEYQARDLFESHGVPVLRGITVTTAEEAGAAAKELGTPVVVVKAQVKTGGRGKAGGVKIAKSPEEAAEKAGEILGMDIKGHTVRKVMIAEGADIAEEYYFSLLLDRANRCYLAMCSVEGGMDIETLAEERPEALAKVQVDPLVGIDRAKADEIVAAANFREEDRAKIAEVLVTLGEVYAKEDATLVEVNPLIKTADGRIIALDGKVTLDGNAEFRQPHHLELHDIDATDPLEIKAKEKNLNYVKLDGNVGVIGNGAGLVMSTLDVVAYAGEEFPGKPSPANFLDIGGGANAEVMAAGLDVILGDEQVKAVLVNVFGGITACDAVADGIVQAYAILESQGIEPKPLVVRLDGNNAELGRKILDEANLPGLERVDTMDGAARRVAELASQA, from the coding sequence GTGGATCTCTACGAATACCAGGCGCGCGACCTTTTCGAGTCGCATGGCGTCCCGGTGCTTCGGGGCATCACTGTCACCACCGCCGAAGAGGCCGGTGCGGCAGCCAAGGAACTGGGCACCCCCGTTGTCGTCGTCAAGGCCCAGGTCAAGACCGGTGGCCGTGGCAAGGCCGGCGGTGTCAAGATCGCCAAGAGCCCTGAAGAAGCCGCCGAGAAGGCCGGGGAAATCCTCGGCATGGACATCAAGGGCCACACGGTCCGCAAGGTGATGATCGCCGAGGGCGCCGACATCGCCGAGGAGTACTACTTCTCGCTGCTGCTCGACCGCGCCAACCGCTGCTATCTCGCGATGTGCTCCGTCGAGGGCGGCATGGACATCGAGACCCTGGCCGAGGAGCGCCCCGAGGCGCTGGCCAAGGTGCAGGTCGACCCGTTGGTCGGCATCGACCGCGCCAAGGCCGACGAGATCGTCGCGGCCGCGAACTTCCGTGAGGAGGACCGGGCGAAGATCGCCGAGGTGCTCGTCACCCTCGGCGAGGTGTACGCCAAGGAGGACGCCACACTCGTGGAGGTCAACCCCCTGATCAAGACCGCCGACGGCCGCATCATCGCCCTCGACGGCAAGGTCACCCTCGACGGCAACGCCGAATTCCGCCAGCCGCACCATCTTGAGCTCCATGACATCGACGCGACCGATCCGCTCGAGATCAAGGCCAAGGAGAAGAACCTCAACTACGTGAAGCTCGACGGCAACGTCGGCGTCATCGGCAACGGCGCCGGCCTGGTCATGTCGACCCTCGACGTCGTGGCGTACGCCGGTGAGGAGTTCCCGGGCAAGCCCAGCCCCGCCAACTTCCTCGATATCGGCGGTGGCGCCAATGCCGAGGTCATGGCCGCCGGCCTGGACGTCATCCTCGGTGACGAGCAGGTCAAGGCTGTGCTGGTCAATGTCTTCGGTGGCATCACCGCCTGTGACGCCGTCGCCGACGGCATCGTGCAGGCGTACGCCATCCTCGAGTCGCAGGGCATCGAACCCAAGCCGCTCGTCGTGCGCCTCGACGGAAACAACGCCGAACTCGGTCGCAAGATCCTGGACGAGGCCAACCTGCCCGGCCTCGAGCGGGTCGACACCATGGACGGTGCAGCCCGACGGGTTGCCGAGCTGGCTTCGCAGGCCTGA
- the sucD gene encoding succinate--CoA ligase subunit alpha, translated as MAIFLNSDSKVIVQGMTGSEGMKHTTRMLASGTNIVGGVNPKKAGETVDFPEGQQIPVFGTVAEAMSATGANVSVIFVPAKFTKSAVVEAIEAEMPLVVCITEGVPVKDTSEFFGLTKGSKTRLIGPNCPGIISPGQSNAGITPADIAPKPGRIGLVSKSGTLTYQMMYELRDYGFSTAVGIGGDPVIGTTHIDCLQAFQDDPDTDAIVMIGEIGGDAEERAAAYIQENVTKPVVGYVAGFTAPEGKTMGHAGAIVSGSSGTAAAKKEALEAAGVKVGKTPSETAELMREIMGSLTA; from the coding sequence ATGGCAATCTTCCTGAACTCCGATTCCAAGGTCATCGTCCAGGGCATGACCGGCTCCGAAGGCATGAAGCACACGACGCGCATGCTCGCGTCGGGCACCAACATCGTCGGCGGCGTCAACCCCAAGAAGGCGGGCGAGACCGTCGACTTCCCGGAGGGGCAGCAGATCCCGGTCTTCGGCACGGTTGCGGAGGCCATGTCGGCCACCGGCGCCAACGTGTCGGTGATCTTCGTTCCGGCCAAGTTCACCAAGTCGGCCGTCGTCGAGGCCATCGAGGCCGAGATGCCGCTCGTGGTGTGCATCACCGAGGGTGTGCCGGTCAAGGACACCTCTGAGTTCTTCGGCCTCACCAAGGGCAGCAAGACCCGTCTCATCGGCCCCAACTGCCCCGGCATCATCTCGCCCGGGCAGTCGAACGCCGGCATCACCCCGGCCGACATCGCACCCAAGCCGGGTCGCATCGGCCTGGTGTCGAAGTCGGGCACGCTGACGTATCAGATGATGTATGAGCTGCGGGACTACGGCTTCTCGACCGCCGTCGGCATCGGTGGTGACCCCGTCATCGGGACCACCCACATCGACTGCCTGCAGGCCTTCCAGGATGATCCCGACACCGACGCCATCGTCATGATCGGTGAGATCGGTGGCGACGCCGAGGAGCGCGCTGCGGCGTACATCCAGGAGAACGTGACCAAGCCCGTCGTCGGCTATGTCGCCGGCTTCACCGCGCCCGAGGGCAAGACCATGGGCCACGCGGGTGCCATCGTCTCCGGTTCCTCCGGCACCGCCGCGGCCAAGAAGGAGGCCCTCGAGGCCGCCGGAGTCAAGGTCGGCAAGACGCCGTCCGAGACCGCGGAACTCATGCGGGAGATCATGGGATCCCTGACCGCCTGA